In one Oryza glaberrima chromosome 2, OglaRS2, whole genome shotgun sequence genomic region, the following are encoded:
- the LOC127764445 gene encoding auxin response factor 6, translating to MKLSPSAGGVSDQPPSPPEVAEEQKCLNSELWHACAGPLVSLPAVGSRVVYFPQGHSEQVAASTNKEMESQIPNYPNLPPQLICQLHNVTMHADAETDEVYAQMTLQPLSPQELKDPFLPAELGTASKQPTNYFCKTLTASDTSTHGGFSVPRRAAEKVFPPLDFTQQPPAQELMAKDLHGNEWKFRHIFRGQPKRHLLTTGWSVFVSAKRLVAGDSVLFIWNDSNQLLLGIRRANRPQTVMPSSVLSSDSMHIGLLAAAAHAASTNSRFTIFYNPRASPSEFVIPLAKYVKAVYHTRISVGMRFRMLFETEESSVRRYMGTITGISDLDPVRWTNSHWRSVKVGWDESTAGERQPRVSLWEIEPLTTFPMYPSPFPLRLKRPWPTGLPSLYGGKEDDLASSLMWLRDSQNTGFQSLNFGGLGMSPWMQPRLDSSLLGLQPDMYQTIAAAAALQNTTKQVSPAMLQFQQPQNIVGRSSLLSSQILQQAQPQFQQMYHQNINGNSIQGHSQPEYLQQPLQHCQSFNEQKPQLQPQQQQQESHQQQPQHQQMQQQKHLSNFQTVPNALSVFSQLSSTPQSTPSTLQTVSPFSQQHNFPDTNISCLSPSNVSSMHDTLRSFPSEAASDLPGVPRITPVPVSDPWSSKRVAVESTITSRPHDISSQIENFDLTPSSIPQNSTLAPLPGRECLVDQDGSSDPQNHFLFGVNIDSQSLLMQDGIPSLHNENSSSTIPYSTSNFLSPSQDDYPLSQTLTTPGCLDESGYVPCSDNADQVKRPPATFVKVYKSGTVGRLLDITRFSSYHELRSEVGRLFGLEGQLEDPLRSGWQLVFVDREDDVLLVGDDPWQEFVNSVSCIKILSPQEVQQMGKPGIELFSTSARRLGNSCDNYMSRQESRSLSTGIASVGSVEF from the exons atgaaGCTCTcgccgtcggccggcggcgtctccgaccagccgccgtcgccgccggaag TTGCAGAGGAGCAGAAGTGCCTAAATTCTGAGTTGTGGCATGCATGCGCCGGCCCTCTCGTTTCGCTGCCTGCGGTCGGTAGTCGGGTGGTTTATTTTCCTCAAGGCCACAGTGAGCAG GTAGCTGCATCAACAAATAAGGAAATGGAGTCTCAGATCCCCAACTATCCTAACCTGCCGCCGCAGCTTATATGCCAGCTACATAATGTGACCATGCAC GCCGATGCAGAGACGGATGAAGTCTATGCGCAAATGACGCTGCAGCCACTCAGCCCG CAAGAGCTCAAGGATCCATTCCTACCCGCCGAGCTAGGCACTGCCAGCAAGCAGCCAACAAATTATTTCTGCAAAACGTTAACTGCTAGTGACACAAGTACACATGGTGGATTCTCTGTTCCCCGTCGAGCAGCAGAGAAAGTATTTCCTCCGCTG GATTTCACTCAGCAGCCTCCAGCTCAAGAGTTGATGGCGAAAGACCTCCATGGAAATGAATGGAAATTCCGTCATATCTTTCGTG GCCAACCGAAGCGGCATCTTCTGACTACGGGTTGGAGCGTCTTTGTAAGTGCAAAGAGACTGGTTGCTGGAGACTCTGTCCTTTTTATCTG GAATGACAGTAATCAGCTGCTTCTGGGAATTCGTCGGGCAAATAGGCCACAAACGGTCATGCCATCATCAGTATTGTCTAGTGACAGCATGCATATTGGTCTGCTTGCTGCAGCTGCTCACGCCGCATCAACAAATAGCCGGTTTACTATTTTCTATAATCCAAG AGCAAGCCCTTCGGAGTTTGTTATACCACTGGCTAAATATGTAAAGGCTGTCTACCATACCCGCATATCGGTGGGCATGCGTTTCCGGATGCTTTTTGAAACAGAAGAATCCAGTGTTAGGAG ATACATGGGGACAATAACAGGAATAAGTGATCTTGATCCTGTTCGTTGGACGAACTCACACTGGCGCTCTGTCAAG GTTGGATGGGATGAGTCGACTGCTGGAGAGAGACAGCCAAGGGTGTCTCTTTGGGAGATCGAGCCTCTGACAACTTTCCCGATGTATCCATCTCCTTTTCCTCTCAGACTAAAGCGTCCATGGCCAACAGGCTTACCTTCTTTATATG GCGGAAAGGAGGATGACTTGGCTTCTTCTCTTATGTGGCTTCGAGATAGTCAAAACACAGGTTTCCAATCTCTGAATTTTGGAGGACTTGGTATGAGTCCGTGGATGCAGCCAAGGCTGGATAGTTCCCTACTTGGTCTGCAACCTGACATGTACCAAAcgatagcggcggcggcggctttacAGAACACCACTAAGCAAGTATCACCTGCCATGCTGCAGTTCCAGCAGCCGCAAAACATTGTCggtagatcttctcttctatcCAGTCAGATTCTGCAGCAAGCACAGCCTCAATTTCAGCAGATGTACCACCAAAACATCAATGGCAACTCAATCCAAGGCCATAGTCAGCCTGAGTACCTCCAGCAACCGCTTCAACATTGCCAATCATTTAACGAACAGAAGCCTCAGTTGcagccgcagcaacagcagcaagaaTCACACCAGCAGCAACCTCAGCATCAACAAATGCAACAACAGAAACACTTGTCCAACTTTCAGACTGTACCAAATGCATTGTCGGTTTTTTCACAGCTTTCCTCCACCCCTCAGTCTACACCCTCCACATTGCAGACAGTTTCACCATTCTCACAGCAACATAATTTCCCTGACACAAATATCAGTTGTCTCTCTCCATCCAATGTCTCATCCATGCACGATACACTGAGATCATTCCCTTCAGAAGCTGCTTCAGACCTCCCAGGTGTGCCAAGAATCACCCCTGTACCTGTCTCTGACCCATGGTCATCTAAGCGAGTTGCAGTGGAATCTACGATCACTTCTCGCCCACATGACATTTCATCACAGATAGAGAACTTCGACTTGACACCTTCTAGTATTCCTCAAAACTCCACGTTAGCACCACTGCCTGGAAGGGAATGCCTGGTGGATCAAGATGGGAGCTCTGATCCTCAAAATCACTTCTTGTTTGGTGTAAATATAGACTCACAGTCACTTTTGATGCAAGATGGCATTCCAAGCCTTCACAATGAAAACAGTTCAAGCACAATTCCATATTCCACATCCAACTTCCTTAGCCCTTCTCAAGATGATTATCCATTGAGTCAAACACTAACTACTCCGGGCTGCTTAGATGAATCAGGATATGTTCCATGTTCAGATAATGCTGATCAAGTGAAGCGACCGCCTGCAACCTTTGTGAAG GTTTACAAATCTGGAACCGTTGGAAGGTTGCTCGACATCACTAGATTTAGCAGTTATCATGAACTTCGTAGTGAGGTAGGGCGCCTTTTTGGCCTTGAGGGCCAGTTGGAAGACCCTTTGAGATCAGGCTGGCAGCTTGTATTTGTTGACCGAGAGGACGACGTTCTTCTAGTTGGCGATGATCCGTGGCA GGAATTTGTGAACAGTGTGTCTTGCATAAAGATACTTTCACCGCAGGAGGTTCAGCAGATGGGCAAGCCGGGCATTGAACTCTTCTCGACTTCTGCAAGGAGACTTGGCAACAGCTGTGACAACTACATGAGCAGGCAGGAATCAAGAAGCCTAAGCACTGGAATCGCGTCGGTGGGCTCAGTTGAGTTCTGA
- the LOC127764446 gene encoding uncharacterized protein LOC127764446, protein MDSPGGAAAAAAAAESSNRAGEDAKSDGVSCQNSRRPNLSLQIPNRAFDDTLPTSTRIKISPSPNSARSGLPPRPNSTRTKSSIRGIIPQRSFKAKSSLQDGDQTILLIPDTPSSSGQQVKATTSRSFSFTKVINSLSAKRTHSLPVTPVAASGPSSHEGHADNLPSTVKNEVETQIRRSLSAPGNHDSKDLRRTASSGLIRVIPTTPRPVPVETVASNDGIEEAVDAPEDGGEDIPEEDAVCRICLVELNEGGETLKLECSCKGELALAHQECAIKWFSIKGNKTCDVCRQEVQNLPVTLLRIQIRTVNRQPRNGVQQRAAHPHRFWKETPVLVMVSTLAYFCFLEQLLVADMKSRALAISLPFSCLLGIFSSILASTMATDNYLWAFATFQFAFLILFAHIFYNLLKMGAVLAILLASFTGFGIAISLNAMLIEYLRWRLLRNRRLTQRRNHRHGQSGNNASNENTASNARQQGSGSDQQPAEHG, encoded by the exons ATGGATAGCcccggtggtgcggcggcggcggcggcggcggcggagtccagCAATCGCGCG GGAGAAGATGCTAAAAGTGATGGTGTATCTTGTCAGAATTCGCGACGGCCAAACCTTTCATTACAAATACCAAACAGGGCATTTGATGACACTCTGCCAACGTCAACTAGAATCAAAATATCACCCAGCCCAAATTCTGCAAGAAGTGGTTTACCACCAAGGCCGAATTCAACTAGAACAAAATCATCCATCAGGGGCATCATTCCACAAAGGAGCTTCAAAGCAAAGAGTTCATTGCAGGATGGTGACCAGACAATTCTTCTAATTCCTGACACACCATCATCATCAGGACAGCAGGTGAAGGCAACTACATCAAGATCATTTTCTTTCACAAAGGTCATCAACTCCTTATCAGCGAAGCGAACCCACTCTCTTCCAGTTACTCCTGTTGCAGCTTCAGGACCTTCTTCTCATGAAGGTCATGCAGACAACCTGCCAAGTACAGTT AAGAATGAGGTTGAAACACAAATTAGGCGCTCACTCTCAGCACCAGGAAATCATGATAGTAAGGATCTGAGGAGGACGGCTTCATCAGGCCTTATACGTGTGATTCCCACAACCCCACGACCTGTTCCTGTTGAAACTGTTGCATCAAATGATGGCATTGAAGAAGCAGTAGATG CTCCTGAAGATGGAGGTGAAGACATTCCTGAAGAAGATGCTGTCTGCAGAATTTGCCTAGTTGAACTCAATGAAGGAGGTGAAACACTTAAATTGGAGTGCAGCTGCAAGGGAGAACTTGCTCTTGCACACCAGGAGTGTGCAATAAAATGGTTTAGCATCAAGGGAAACAAGACATGCGATGTTTGCAGGCAGGAAGTTCAGAATCTACCTGTGACTTTATTGAGAATACAGATTCGAACTGTTAACAGACAACCGCGGAATGGTGTTCAGCAAAGAGCAGCACATCCACACAG ATTTTGGAAGGAGACTCCAGTTCTAGTCATGGTCAGCACGCTTGCGTACTTCTGTTTCTTGGAGCAACTCTTG GTTGCTGATATGAAGTCACGTGCACTAGCTATTTCTTTGCCTTTCTCCTGTCTCCTGGGCATATTTTCTTCCATCCTCGCATCCACAATGG CAACCGATAATTACCTATGGGCTTTCGCTACGTTCCAGTTTGCTTTCCTTATCCTATTTGCTCATATTTTCTACAACTTG TTAAAAATGGGGGCAGTCCTTGCAATCCTACTTGCATCGTTCACTGGTTTCGGCATCGCTATTAGTCTAAATGCAATGCTAATAGAATACCTGAGGTGGAGACTCCTGCGGAATCGACGGTTAACTCAACGTAGAAATCACAGACATGGTCAATCTGGAAACAATGCTTCAAACGAGAACACTGCAAGTAATGCTAGGCAGCAAGGCAGCGGAAGCGATCAACAGCCTGCAGAACATGGCTGA
- the LOC127763936 gene encoding cold-responsive protein kinase 1-like isoform X1: protein MGCFCIFGKRRATRQQSSQHNDDPSGDMNITKFTYKELSRVTENFSPSNKIGEGGFGSVYKGKLRNGKLVAVKVLSLESRQGAKEFLNELMAISNVSHENLVKLYGYCVEGNQRILVYNYLENNSLAQTLLGYGHSNIQFNWATRVNICVGIARGLTYLHEVVNPHIVHRDIKASNILLDKDLTPKISDFGLAKLLPPDASHVSTRVAGTLGYLAPEYAIRGQVTRKSDVYSFGVLLLEIVSGRSNTNTRLPYEDQILLERFPEITNGVLLLQTWVHYEEGDLEKIIDASLGDDLDVAQACMFLKIGLLCTQDVTKHRPTMSMVVRMLTGEMDVELAKISKPAIISDFMDLKVRSMRKEVDIVSSSTSTLLSSIMAHSSPLLSQETTEASMTFTAISDRE from the exons ATGGGTTGTTTTTGTATATTTGGCAAGAGAAGGGCAACCCGACAGCAAAGTTCTCAGCATAATGATG ACCCCTCTGGTGATATGAATATAACAAAATTCACTTACAAGGAGCTTTCAAGGGTTACTGAAAATTTTAGCCCGTCTAATAAGATTGGTGAGGGAGGTTTTGGATCTGTGTATAAG GGAAAGCTAAGGAATGGAAAGCTTGTTGCCGTCAAGGTGCTATCTTTAGAGTCAAGACAGGGAGCCAAGGAATTTCTGAACGAACTCATGGCAATTTCAAACGTATCTCATGAAAATCTTGTCAAGCTTTATGGCTATTGTGTGGAAGGAAACCAAAGAATCCTTGTCTACAATTATCTTGAAAATAATAGCCTTGCACAAACACTTTTGG GTTATGGCCACAGCAACATCCAGTTCAACTGGGCAACTCGAGTAAATATTTGTGTTGGCATCGCCCGTGGACTAACATACCTCCATGAAGTTGTAAATCCCCACATTGTTCACCGGGATATCAAAGCAAGCAATATACTTCTAGATAAAGATCTTACGCCGAAAATATCTGATTTCGGTTTAGCAAAGCTTTTGCCTCCAGATGCATCACATGTTAGCACAAGGGTTGCTGGAACATT AGGTTACTTGGCTCCAGAGTATGCCATTCGAGGACAAGTGACACGGAAGTCAGATGTTTATAGTTTTGGTGTTCTGTTACTAGAAATAGTTAGTGGGAGATCCAACACCAATACAAGATTACCCTATGAAGATCAGATACTTCTTGAAAGG TTCCCAGAGATCACAAATGGGGTTCTCCTCTTGCAGACATGGGTGCACTATGAAGAGGGTGATTTGGAGAAAATCATAGACGCTTCTTTGGGTGATGACTTGGATGTTGCACAAGCCTGTATGTTCCTGAAAATTGGGCTTTTGTGTACACAAGATGTCACGAAACATCGACCCACAATGTCGATGGTTGTCCGCATGCTAACAGGTGAAATGGATGTTGAGCTGGCGAAGATCAGCAAGCCCGCAATAATCAGTGACTTTATGGATCTTAAGGTCAGGAGCATGAGGAAAGAAGTGGACATAGTTTCATCCTCAACATCCACATTGCTATCTTCCATCATGGCACACTCTTCTCCTTTGTTGTCGCAAGAGACAACAGAAGCCTCCATGACATTCACCGCGATATCAGATCGTGAGTGA
- the LOC127763936 gene encoding cold-responsive protein kinase 1-like isoform X2, with protein MGCFCIFGKRRATRQQSSQHNDDPSGDMNITKFTYKELSRVTENFSPSNKIGEGGFGSVYKGKLRNGKLVAVKVLSLESRQGAKEFLNELMAISNVSHENLVKLYGYCVEGNQRILVYNYLENNSLAQTLLGYGHSNIQFNWATRVNICVGIARGLTYLHEVVNPHIVHRDIKASNILLDKDLTPKISDFGLAKLLPPDASHVSTRVAGTLGYLAPEYAIRGQVTRKSDVYSFGVLLLEIVSGRSNTNTRLPYEDQILLERTWVHYEEGDLEKIIDASLGDDLDVAQACMFLKIGLLCTQDVTKHRPTMSMVVRMLTGEMDVELAKISKPAIISDFMDLKVRSMRKEVDIVSSSTSTLLSSIMAHSSPLLSQETTEASMTFTAISDRE; from the exons ATGGGTTGTTTTTGTATATTTGGCAAGAGAAGGGCAACCCGACAGCAAAGTTCTCAGCATAATGATG ACCCCTCTGGTGATATGAATATAACAAAATTCACTTACAAGGAGCTTTCAAGGGTTACTGAAAATTTTAGCCCGTCTAATAAGATTGGTGAGGGAGGTTTTGGATCTGTGTATAAG GGAAAGCTAAGGAATGGAAAGCTTGTTGCCGTCAAGGTGCTATCTTTAGAGTCAAGACAGGGAGCCAAGGAATTTCTGAACGAACTCATGGCAATTTCAAACGTATCTCATGAAAATCTTGTCAAGCTTTATGGCTATTGTGTGGAAGGAAACCAAAGAATCCTTGTCTACAATTATCTTGAAAATAATAGCCTTGCACAAACACTTTTGG GTTATGGCCACAGCAACATCCAGTTCAACTGGGCAACTCGAGTAAATATTTGTGTTGGCATCGCCCGTGGACTAACATACCTCCATGAAGTTGTAAATCCCCACATTGTTCACCGGGATATCAAAGCAAGCAATATACTTCTAGATAAAGATCTTACGCCGAAAATATCTGATTTCGGTTTAGCAAAGCTTTTGCCTCCAGATGCATCACATGTTAGCACAAGGGTTGCTGGAACATT AGGTTACTTGGCTCCAGAGTATGCCATTCGAGGACAAGTGACACGGAAGTCAGATGTTTATAGTTTTGGTGTTCTGTTACTAGAAATAGTTAGTGGGAGATCCAACACCAATACAAGATTACCCTATGAAGATCAGATACTTCTTGAAAGG ACATGGGTGCACTATGAAGAGGGTGATTTGGAGAAAATCATAGACGCTTCTTTGGGTGATGACTTGGATGTTGCACAAGCCTGTATGTTCCTGAAAATTGGGCTTTTGTGTACACAAGATGTCACGAAACATCGACCCACAATGTCGATGGTTGTCCGCATGCTAACAGGTGAAATGGATGTTGAGCTGGCGAAGATCAGCAAGCCCGCAATAATCAGTGACTTTATGGATCTTAAGGTCAGGAGCATGAGGAAAGAAGTGGACATAGTTTCATCCTCAACATCCACATTGCTATCTTCCATCATGGCACACTCTTCTCCTTTGTTGTCGCAAGAGACAACAGAAGCCTCCATGACATTCACCGCGATATCAGATCGTGAGTGA